Proteins encoded within one genomic window of Thermococcus celer Vu 13 = JCM 8558:
- the wtpA gene encoding tungstate ABC transporter substrate-binding protein WtpA — MRWKGVLLTMVLLLSVVAAGCISGGNSSSTSGLKEATLTVFHAGSLSIPLGEVEDGFKEYAKEKLGYRITFHDEASGSVKAVRKVTDLGMKADVVAVADYSLIPELMVPNYTDFYVAFATNEIVIAFTNKSKYADEINPSNWYEVLSRRDVSFGFSDPNQDPCGYRSLMAMKLADYYYGKPVFGTLVEENTNVRFNGTHIVVPKEIQVGTDRLVIRPKETDLTPLVESGSLDYYFIYKSVAEQHNLRYIELPDEINLKSLKLADEYGKVKVYLGSTGKVLTAKPIVYGVTVPKNAPNRELAMEFLRYLLSERGREIFERNHQDFVWPPVAFGNVPEEIKDMVKVEG; from the coding sequence ATGAGGTGGAAGGGCGTTCTCTTAACCATGGTTCTGCTCCTCTCGGTGGTCGCCGCGGGGTGCATAAGCGGCGGTAACTCCAGTTCAACGTCAGGGCTCAAGGAGGCCACGCTGACGGTCTTCCACGCGGGCTCGCTCAGCATCCCCCTTGGAGAGGTGGAGGACGGCTTTAAGGAGTACGCGAAGGAGAAGCTCGGGTACAGGATTACGTTCCACGACGAGGCCAGCGGGAGCGTCAAGGCCGTCAGGAAGGTCACGGACCTCGGAATGAAGGCCGACGTGGTGGCCGTCGCCGACTACTCCCTCATACCAGAACTCATGGTGCCGAACTACACGGACTTCTACGTTGCCTTCGCCACCAACGAGATAGTGATAGCCTTCACAAATAAGAGCAAGTACGCGGACGAGATAAACCCGAGCAACTGGTACGAGGTCCTCTCGAGGAGGGACGTCTCCTTCGGCTTCAGCGACCCCAACCAGGACCCATGCGGTTACAGGAGTCTCATGGCCATGAAGCTCGCGGATTATTACTACGGCAAGCCGGTCTTCGGGACCCTCGTCGAGGAGAACACGAACGTCCGCTTCAACGGAACCCACATCGTGGTTCCGAAGGAGATTCAGGTTGGGACCGACCGCCTCGTGATAAGGCCCAAGGAGACGGACCTGACCCCGCTGGTCGAGAGCGGCTCCCTCGATTACTACTTCATCTACAAGAGCGTTGCGGAACAGCACAACCTACGCTACATCGAGCTGCCCGACGAGATAAACCTGAAGAGCCTCAAGCTGGCGGACGAGTACGGTAAGGTTAAGGTCTACCTCGGCTCAACCGGAAAGGTACTCACGGCAAAGCCCATCGTCTACGGCGTCACGGTTCCCAAGAACGCGCCTAACAGGGAGCTCGCGATGGAGTTCCTCAGGTATCTCCTGAGCGAGAGGGGCAGGGAGATCTTCGAG
- a CDS encoding CGP-CTERM sorting domain-containing protein produces MKKLSLFFMGLLVFSTVSYAIAEAQIDPSKLHFYMYGMATCPHCQRMKAEIPKVYGEKSLTYYELVNNDENERLFAAQYNYTGIGGVPAIGIAYDGKLVAIVEGEYNVSATPEIVKAALDNDGLLLFTGGKAYLIKNETIIGKLQAIYVEHRMPGGGSTTEAGGGICGPGIMVALAALPLFLRKRR; encoded by the coding sequence ATGAAGAAGTTAAGTTTGTTTTTCATGGGTCTGCTGGTGTTCTCAACGGTCTCCTACGCCATCGCTGAGGCCCAAATCGACCCAAGCAAACTTCATTTTTACATGTACGGGATGGCAACGTGCCCCCACTGTCAGAGGATGAAGGCGGAGATCCCAAAGGTCTACGGTGAAAAGAGCCTCACCTACTACGAGCTGGTCAACAACGACGAGAACGAGAGGCTCTTCGCGGCCCAGTACAACTACACTGGGATAGGAGGGGTGCCGGCTATAGGCATAGCCTACGATGGAAAGCTCGTGGCGATAGTTGAGGGGGAGTACAACGTCTCGGCCACACCCGAGATCGTGAAGGCGGCCCTCGACAACGATGGACTGCTGCTCTTCACCGGTGGCAAGGCCTACCTCATCAAGAACGAGACGATAATCGGAAAGCTCCAGGCGATATACGTTGAGCACAGGATGCCGGGAGGAGGAAGCACAACTGAAGCCGGTGGCGGGATCTGCGGGCCGGGGATAATGGTGGCCCTCGCAGCTTTACCGCTCTTCCTCAGGAAAAGGCGGTGA
- a CDS encoding YbhB/YbcL family Raf kinase inhibitor-like protein codes for MDLEIGSVFHNGDYIPVEFTCDGEDVNPPIFIGHIDPKAKSLVIIVDDPDAPGGTFTHWIAWNIPPLGEIPKGVPPQPEVEAPVHLVQGRNDFGRIGYGGPCPPRGHGVHHYHFKVYALDTTLNLGPGSDRKELERAMEGHVIQRGELVGLYERK; via the coding sequence ATGGATCTGGAGATAGGCTCGGTATTTCACAACGGGGATTACATACCCGTTGAGTTCACGTGCGACGGCGAGGACGTCAACCCACCGATATTCATCGGGCACATAGATCCGAAGGCCAAGAGTCTTGTCATCATCGTGGACGACCCCGACGCCCCAGGGGGAACCTTCACCCACTGGATAGCCTGGAACATCCCCCCGCTCGGGGAGATTCCAAAGGGTGTGCCTCCCCAGCCCGAGGTTGAGGCCCCCGTGCACCTTGTTCAGGGCCGCAACGACTTCGGGAGGATAGGCTACGGCGGTCCGTGCCCGCCGAGGGGCCACGGCGTTCACCACTACCATTTCAAGGTCTACGCACTCGACACGACCCTCAACCTCGGGCCCGGCTCGGACAGAAAGGAGCTGGAGAGGGCCATGGAGGGCCACGTCATCCAGAGGGGAGAGCTCGTCGGCCTCTACGAGAGGAAGTGA
- a CDS encoding SDR family NAD(P)-dependent oxidoreductase yields the protein MVMAVELKGKVALVTGGGRGIGRAISLALAERGASVAVNYAHSREKAEETVELCRSLGVDAIAVKADVSNREEVRRMVEEVVGHFGRIDVLVNNAGILGRALKPMEVTDEDWDAVLGVNLKGAFIVTQEVLRYMKKGKIVNVASIAGKDGGTVGPHYAASKGGLIALTFNLARHLAPDILVNAVAPGPVDTDLISPEIKEKLRSLSLTGEIAKPEEIAHAVIFLLENDHVTGEVVDVNGGRLMD from the coding sequence ATGGTGATGGCCGTGGAGCTGAAGGGAAAGGTCGCCCTCGTCACCGGCGGGGGAAGAGGAATAGGAAGGGCTATATCCCTCGCCCTCGCGGAGAGGGGCGCGAGCGTTGCCGTGAACTACGCCCACAGCAGAGAAAAGGCGGAGGAGACGGTGGAACTGTGCCGTTCCCTCGGGGTCGATGCCATCGCGGTGAAAGCCGACGTGAGCAACCGCGAAGAGGTCAGGAGGATGGTCGAGGAGGTCGTCGGCCACTTCGGGAGGATAGACGTCCTTGTGAACAACGCGGGGATCCTCGGAAGGGCCCTCAAGCCAATGGAAGTAACCGACGAGGACTGGGACGCGGTGCTCGGCGTCAACCTCAAGGGGGCCTTCATCGTCACGCAGGAGGTTCTCAGGTACATGAAGAAAGGCAAGATAGTCAACGTGGCCTCGATAGCCGGCAAGGACGGTGGAACCGTGGGCCCGCACTACGCCGCCTCCAAAGGCGGGCTCATAGCCCTGACGTTCAACCTCGCGAGGCACCTCGCCCCGGACATCCTCGTCAACGCGGTCGCCCCCGGCCCCGTCGATACAGACCTGATAAGTCCAGAGATAAAGGAGAAACTCCGTTCGCTCTCGCTGACGGGGGAGATAGCTAAACCCGAGGAGATAGCCCACGCAGTGATTTTCCTCCTCGAGAACGACCACGTAACAGGGGAAGTGGTGGACGTCAACGGCGGAAGACTGATGGATTGA
- a CDS encoding DUF2284 domain-containing protein: MRVLWEREIPAGEIVVSPRPVWKCRACPMYGKRPSCPPYAPDWREAGEWVEHFKRALLVKFEVDMDQFEEEKRRAILYLLKREAEFFRQGKMYAFALFPGSCNLCDDCPFERGEPCRMPTKVRPSIDAIGIEIGRLVKIDFSESVLYGMVMIE, encoded by the coding sequence ATGAGGGTGCTGTGGGAGAGGGAGATTCCGGCCGGGGAAATAGTCGTCTCGCCGAGGCCGGTCTGGAAGTGCCGCGCCTGTCCGATGTACGGTAAACGACCGAGCTGTCCCCCTTACGCCCCCGACTGGAGGGAGGCCGGGGAGTGGGTGGAACACTTCAAAAGGGCTCTGCTGGTGAAATTCGAGGTGGACATGGACCAGTTTGAGGAGGAGAAACGAAGGGCCATCCTGTACCTCCTGAAAAGGGAGGCGGAGTTCTTCAGGCAGGGAAAGATGTACGCCTTCGCCCTGTTCCCGGGAAGCTGCAACCTCTGCGACGACTGCCCCTTCGAGAGGGGCGAGCCGTGCAGGATGCCCACGAAGGTCAGACCGAGCATAGACGCCATCGGCATCGAGATAGGACGGCTCGTGAAGATAGACTTCTCGGAAAGCGTTTTGTACGGGATGGTGATGATCGAATAG
- a CDS encoding PIN domain-containing protein, with translation MKFPVEVIEKPELQILMNVLGEMEVGFPLYDIPLLRAKPTEKGYRVEVVAGKREFDENVPGGLSHELPTWSDLYECFISSGILRYGNIDEFLQNLELYERLRKGVVFAPDTNVLYHRFISSFRPLDGYRIVVAEGVKKEIENAMNYKYRRRELEEMRRGVKNGHLLMELSNRRTKRSRKAAYIALKEFERLKDRVIIAESVKEPAHNNDEVIVKSLKRYDDMTPTLLVFLTADIAITDVAEMEGLEYFLFRYPRENLGRHDVSAYQLRTLLFNLAAVFGVIEVNGIKVFGEFGGKGGLNELKLVFPEENRLYHEFGFHLRLSRKLVDIMSGRA, from the coding sequence ATGAAGTTTCCGGTTGAGGTCATCGAAAAGCCCGAGCTCCAGATCCTCATGAACGTCCTCGGAGAGATGGAGGTTGGCTTTCCCCTCTACGATATTCCCCTGCTGAGGGCGAAACCCACGGAAAAGGGTTACCGGGTTGAGGTCGTAGCTGGGAAGAGGGAGTTCGACGAAAACGTTCCCGGGGGCCTCTCCCACGAGCTGCCGACGTGGAGCGACCTCTACGAGTGCTTCATCTCCTCGGGGATACTGAGATACGGGAACATCGACGAGTTTCTCCAGAACCTCGAGCTCTACGAGAGGCTCAGAAAGGGCGTCGTCTTCGCCCCCGACACCAACGTACTCTACCACCGCTTCATCTCAAGTTTTAGACCGCTCGACGGTTACCGGATAGTCGTGGCCGAAGGCGTGAAGAAGGAGATAGAGAACGCCATGAACTACAAGTACAGGCGCAGGGAGCTCGAGGAGATGAGGCGGGGGGTCAAGAACGGGCACCTCCTGATGGAGCTCAGCAACAGGCGAACGAAGAGGAGCAGGAAAGCCGCCTACATAGCCCTCAAGGAGTTCGAGAGGCTCAAGGACAGGGTAATCATAGCGGAGAGCGTTAAAGAGCCTGCCCACAACAACGACGAGGTGATAGTCAAGAGCCTAAAGCGTTACGACGACATGACGCCGACCCTTCTCGTCTTCCTCACCGCGGACATAGCGATAACCGACGTGGCGGAGATGGAGGGGCTGGAGTACTTCCTCTTCCGATACCCGCGTGAGAACCTCGGCAGGCACGACGTTTCCGCCTACCAGCTGAGGACGCTCCTCTTCAACCTCGCGGCGGTCTTCGGGGTTATCGAGGTCAACGGTATCAAGGTATTCGGCGAGTTCGGAGGCAAGGGCGGCCTCAACGAGCTTAAGCTGGTCTTTCCGGAGGAGAACCGACTATACCACGAGTTCGGCTTCCACCTGAGGCTGAGCAGGAAGCTGGTGGATATCATGAGCGGGAGGGCTTGA
- a CDS encoding RuvB-like helicase, with amino-acid sequence MPLVEEVATRRFERIGMHSHIKGLGLDENGKARFMADGMVGQVKAREAAGIAVELIKRGKLAGKGILLVGPTGSGKTAIAMGIARELGEDVPFVQIAGSEIYSTEVKKTEFLKEALRKAIGVRISEERKVYEGEVRKIEINRTRHPFNPYVEVPESVVITLRTKDDEKTVRAGREIAQQLLEMGIEEGDVIGIDAETGRISKIGTTKEEEGLFFKRRVELPSGPVLKIKEFTYTVTLHDLDVANARGNIFGLLFSMGREIDDEIRARVDETVKQWIEEGKASLVPGVLFIDEVHMLDIEAFSFLARAMEGDLAPILILATNRGRTKIRGTDIEAPHGIPIDMLDRLLIINTEPYRKEEIREIVKIRAREEKIEVDEEAVEYLAELGEKTSLRYAVQLLAPASVLAKGGKVEKEHVEKAKEYFADLNRSMEFVEKLEGMLS; translated from the coding sequence ATGCCGCTGGTGGAAGAAGTGGCCACGAGAAGGTTCGAGAGGATCGGCATGCACTCCCACATAAAGGGTCTCGGTCTTGACGAGAACGGGAAGGCCAGGTTCATGGCCGATGGAATGGTCGGACAGGTCAAGGCGAGGGAAGCGGCCGGGATAGCCGTTGAGCTCATCAAACGCGGAAAGCTCGCCGGAAAGGGAATCCTCCTCGTCGGGCCGACCGGGAGCGGTAAGACTGCCATAGCCATGGGCATTGCGAGGGAACTCGGCGAAGACGTGCCGTTTGTTCAAATCGCGGGGAGCGAGATCTACTCGACGGAGGTCAAGAAAACGGAGTTCCTGAAGGAGGCCCTAAGGAAGGCCATAGGCGTGAGGATAAGCGAGGAGAGGAAGGTCTACGAGGGCGAAGTGAGAAAGATCGAGATCAACAGAACGAGGCATCCGTTCAACCCCTACGTTGAGGTTCCGGAGAGCGTTGTAATAACCCTCCGCACGAAGGACGACGAGAAGACGGTGAGGGCTGGAAGGGAGATAGCCCAGCAGCTGCTCGAGATGGGGATCGAGGAGGGCGATGTCATAGGGATAGACGCCGAAACGGGTAGGATCTCCAAGATAGGAACCACAAAAGAGGAGGAGGGGCTCTTCTTCAAGCGCAGGGTTGAGCTCCCGAGCGGCCCGGTTCTCAAGATAAAGGAGTTCACCTACACAGTCACCCTCCACGACCTCGACGTCGCCAACGCCCGCGGCAACATCTTCGGTCTGCTCTTCAGCATGGGCAGGGAGATAGACGACGAGATAAGGGCGAGGGTGGACGAGACCGTCAAGCAGTGGATAGAGGAAGGGAAGGCCAGCCTCGTGCCCGGCGTCCTCTTCATCGACGAGGTTCACATGCTCGACATCGAGGCGTTCTCCTTCCTCGCGAGGGCGATGGAGGGCGATCTGGCGCCGATCCTCATACTGGCCACCAACAGGGGAAGGACGAAGATAAGGGGCACCGACATCGAGGCGCCGCACGGCATACCCATAGACATGCTCGACAGGCTCCTCATCATCAACACCGAGCCCTACAGGAAGGAAGAAATCAGAGAGATAGTCAAGATCCGTGCGAGGGAGGAGAAGATAGAGGTGGACGAGGAGGCGGTGGAGTACCTGGCGGAGCTCGGCGAGAAGACCAGCCTGCGCTACGCCGTCCAGCTCCTTGCCCCGGCGAGCGTCCTGGCGAAGGGCGGAAAGGTCGAAAAGGAGCACGTGGAGAAGGCAAAGGAGTACTTCGCCGACCTCAACAGGAGCATGGAGTTCGTCGAGAAGCTCGAGGGGATGCTGAGCTGA
- a CDS encoding 7-carboxy-7-deazaguanine synthase QueE has translation MRLVMAEVFNSWQGEGGSVEGSAFGRRQIFVRFAGCDLHCIWCDSKGYIDASKVSLWRYEVEPFTGRFEYRPNPAPLNEVIDAVLRLDTGDVHSISYTGGEPTLQVKALRAMMEKMRELGFDNFLETHGGLPALIKEVAHLVDYASVDIKDETAGATEDWRGLVLREVESVKLLKEAGAKVYAKLVVTSETKTENVRWYAELLRGLAPLVIQPREPIEISQGRLMELYREAALILGRRNVGLSFQVHKYLNVL, from the coding sequence ATGAGGCTCGTCATGGCGGAGGTCTTCAACAGCTGGCAGGGCGAGGGAGGGAGCGTCGAGGGGTCGGCCTTCGGGAGGCGCCAGATATTCGTCAGGTTCGCCGGTTGCGACCTTCACTGCATCTGGTGCGACTCCAAAGGATACATAGACGCCTCAAAGGTTTCCCTCTGGAGGTACGAGGTGGAGCCCTTCACCGGGAGGTTCGAGTACAGGCCGAACCCTGCCCCGCTAAATGAGGTAATCGACGCCGTCCTGCGCCTCGACACGGGCGACGTTCACTCGATAAGCTACACGGGCGGCGAGCCGACCCTCCAGGTTAAGGCCTTGAGGGCCATGATGGAGAAGATGAGGGAACTCGGCTTCGATAACTTCCTCGAGACCCACGGGGGCCTGCCCGCCCTGATTAAAGAGGTCGCCCACCTCGTCGACTACGCGAGCGTTGACATAAAGGACGAGACGGCCGGGGCCACGGAGGACTGGAGGGGGCTCGTCCTGAGGGAGGTCGAGAGCGTTAAGCTCCTGAAGGAGGCGGGGGCCAAGGTCTACGCCAAGCTCGTCGTTACATCCGAAACGAAAACCGAGAACGTCCGCTGGTACGCGGAACTCCTGAGGGGCCTCGCGCCCCTCGTAATACAGCCGAGGGAGCCGATTGAGATAAGCCAGGGGAGACTCATGGAGCTCTACCGCGAGGCGGCCCTGATACTCGGAAGGAGGAACGTCGGGCTGAGCTTTCAGGTTCACAAATACCTCAACGTCCTCTGA
- a CDS encoding 50S ribosomal protein L37ae: MGRTNKVGSAGRYGPRYGLKIRRRVAAVEAKMRQKHVCPVCGSKAVRRISTGIWQCQKCGATFAGGAYLPTTPAGKVARRVTASKA, encoded by the coding sequence ATGGGAAGGACTAACAAGGTTGGTTCGGCCGGAAGATACGGTCCAAGGTACGGTCTCAAGATCAGAAGAAGGGTAGCGGCCGTTGAGGCCAAGATGAGGCAGAAGCACGTCTGCCCGGTCTGCGGAAGCAAGGCCGTTAGAAGGATAAGCACGGGAATATGGCAGTGCCAGAAGTGCGGCGCCACCTTCGCCGGCGGTGCCTACCTGCCGACCACTCCGGCCGGCAAGGTCGCCAGGCGCGTCACGGCCTCCAAGGCCTGA
- a CDS encoding DNA-directed RNA polymerase subunit P: protein MVMAVYRCAKCGREVELDLENTREVRCPYCGSKILYKPRPRVARRVKAI from the coding sequence ATGGTGATGGCCGTTTATCGGTGCGCAAAGTGCGGTAGGGAGGTCGAGCTCGACCTCGAGAACACGAGGGAAGTACGCTGCCCCTACTGCGGCAGCAAGATACTCTACAAGCCCAGGCCAAGGGTGGCCAGGCGCGTAAAGGCCATCTGA
- a CDS encoding ribosomal biogenesis protein — translation MMLITTSHRPTRRTRSFGHDLERVFPGSLYLTRGKKTVKDLLMEAYDRNYERLLIINVWKGNPLKMTFIRVNPEGWGYLGYLYLHGIKLQREMGFRNVRPIREEMPFVVTTAKRVGIDHTAFAQVFAELTGGKFVPRGNKSLETIADRNNTDVIGVVENYPRGMAVNFHRLDVTKERAVGPLILVKIWLMEDGRRWDYKEALQQRSGQSKAL, via the coding sequence ATGATGCTGATAACCACCTCCCACCGACCGACGAGGAGGACGAGGAGCTTCGGTCACGATCTGGAGAGGGTATTCCCCGGCTCACTCTACCTGACCCGGGGAAAGAAGACCGTCAAGGATCTCCTCATGGAGGCCTACGACAGGAACTACGAGCGATTGTTGATCATCAACGTCTGGAAGGGCAACCCGCTCAAGATGACCTTCATAAGGGTCAACCCGGAGGGCTGGGGCTACCTCGGCTACCTTTACCTCCACGGGATAAAGCTCCAGCGCGAGATGGGTTTCAGGAACGTAAGGCCCATACGCGAGGAGATGCCCTTCGTTGTGACCACCGCCAAGAGGGTCGGAATAGACCACACGGCCTTCGCCCAGGTCTTCGCCGAGCTGACCGGCGGTAAGTTCGTGCCGAGGGGTAACAAAAGCCTCGAAACGATAGCCGACAGGAACAACACCGACGTTATAGGCGTCGTCGAGAACTACCCGCGCGGGATGGCCGTCAACTTCCACCGCCTCGACGTCACGAAGGAGAGGGCCGTCGGCCCGCTGATCCTCGTCAAGATATGGCTCATGGAGGACGGACGGAGATGGGACTACAAGGAAGCCCTTCAGCAAAGGAGTGGCCAATCGAAGGCTTTATAG
- the pcc1 gene encoding KEOPS complex subunit Pcc1 has product MGLQGSPSAKEWPIEGFIELSFPDEETAKVVYESVLYEHRSVPYRRSRIEFLRDGKKIRIRFLARDNSALRGTLNSYLRWIRVAMDSLEV; this is encoded by the coding sequence ATGGGACTACAAGGAAGCCCTTCAGCAAAGGAGTGGCCAATCGAAGGCTTTATAGAGCTCTCTTTTCCTGATGAGGAGACGGCAAAGGTGGTTTACGAGAGCGTTCTTTACGAGCACAGGTCCGTCCCCTACAGAAGGAGCAGGATAGAGTTCCTCCGGGATGGAAAGAAGATAAGGATAAGGTTCCTCGCGAGGGACAACTCGGCCCTTCGGGGAACGCTGAACTCCTACCTCCGCTGGATCAGGGTCGCCATGGACTCGCTCGAGGTTTAG
- a CDS encoding phosphate signaling complex PhoU family protein, which yields MRKLLDMGMGQIRKLIIEMGTGSLDALESARKSLDGEFNGTVETASRLHLMRDEVLDIATELLVRYSPVAGDLRFIQSAIDVSYDLYRISRYAMEIERTMRVVKPDCVPGLSKEGFEVTVKAVRTAIDGFSNLDETSAGRLLELDEKIDGLYLKSLENLRDPDRCSAVDALILRHLERISDHAKEIGARVVYIREGKRL from the coding sequence ATGAGGAAACTCCTTGACATGGGTATGGGGCAGATAAGGAAGCTAATCATTGAGATGGGAACCGGCTCGCTTGACGCCCTTGAGTCGGCGAGGAAATCCCTCGACGGGGAATTCAACGGGACGGTGGAGACCGCGAGCAGGCTCCACCTGATGAGGGATGAGGTGCTCGACATTGCCACGGAGCTGCTCGTGAGGTACTCCCCGGTGGCGGGCGACCTCCGCTTCATCCAGAGCGCCATAGACGTCTCCTACGACCTCTACCGCATCTCCCGCTACGCGATGGAGATCGAGAGGACGATGAGGGTCGTTAAGCCCGACTGCGTTCCCGGGCTCTCCAAAGAGGGCTTCGAGGTGACGGTTAAAGCAGTCAGAACCGCCATCGACGGGTTCTCGAACCTCGACGAGACCTCGGCGGGAAGGTTGCTCGAGCTCGACGAGAAAATCGATGGCCTCTACTTAAAGTCCCTCGAGAACCTCAGGGATCCGGACAGGTGTAGCGCAGTGGACGCCCTCATCCTGAGGCACCTCGAGAGGATAAGCGACCACGCCAAGGAAATCGGGGCGAGGGTGGTCTACATCAGGGAGGGCAAAAGGCTCTAA
- a CDS encoding phosphate ABC transporter ATP-binding protein gives MMHAIETRNLRVWYGDNEVIKGVNLQVPPNGVFALMGPSGCGKSTMLRTFNRLLELNDDARVEGEVLLFGKNVYDPDVDPVEIRKGIGIVFQYPNPFPHLTIYDNVALGLKLNRLVDSKEELDERVEWALRKAALWDEVKDRLDDYPSDLSGGQRQRLVIARALAMRPKVILMDEPTANIDPVGTQKIEELLFELKSDHTIVLVTHSPAQAARVSDYVAFLYLGELIEVGPTRKVFENPEHELTEKYVTGALG, from the coding sequence CTGATGCACGCGATAGAGACGAGGAACCTTCGCGTCTGGTACGGTGATAACGAGGTGATAAAGGGGGTGAACCTGCAGGTCCCGCCGAACGGCGTCTTCGCCCTCATGGGACCGAGCGGGTGCGGGAAGTCCACTATGCTCAGGACGTTCAACAGGCTCCTCGAGTTAAACGACGATGCCCGCGTGGAGGGCGAGGTGCTCCTCTTCGGGAAGAACGTTTACGACCCGGACGTCGATCCCGTGGAGATAAGGAAAGGGATAGGCATAGTCTTCCAGTACCCCAACCCCTTCCCCCACCTCACGATATACGACAACGTCGCCCTTGGCCTGAAGCTCAACCGCCTCGTCGATTCGAAGGAAGAGCTCGATGAGAGGGTTGAGTGGGCGCTCAGGAAGGCGGCGCTCTGGGATGAGGTCAAGGACAGGCTCGACGATTACCCCTCGGACCTCTCGGGCGGGCAGAGGCAGAGGCTGGTCATAGCGAGGGCCCTCGCGATGAGGCCGAAGGTCATCCTGATGGACGAGCCGACCGCCAACATAGACCCCGTTGGAACGCAGAAGATAGAGGAGCTCCTCTTTGAGCTGAAGAGCGATCACACGATAGTCCTCGTCACGCACTCGCCCGCCCAGGCGGCGAGGGTCTCGGACTACGTGGCGTTCCTCTACCTCGGGGAGCTCATCGAGGTCGGCCCGACGAGGAAGGTCTTCGAGAACCCGGAGCACGAGCTGACTGAGAAGTACGTCACGGGGGCGCTCGGATGA
- the pstA gene encoding phosphate ABC transporter permease PstA gives MFSFDRKLKEKFFLGLTGSLALLAVLPLFHIIYTVTMNGLSTLLAGGTTFITGSLEEGGIGPAIAGTFILTFLSSIIGVPLAIIVGIYAYENPKSTIGRWTKSLLEIMMEFPTILVGVFVMQLVVVPMGTYSAVAGALALAIILMPYVAIYTHEAMRRIPFTYREAGYALGLTRINVLFRLLAPMAKRGILTGVLIGMAKAAGETAPLLFTAGGLYESYPSSIARPVGAVPLLIYQLVQSPSRADHEMAWGASLVLLLIFLAVFVPLRLSLKEVKL, from the coding sequence ATGTTCAGCTTTGACCGCAAACTAAAGGAGAAGTTCTTCCTCGGTCTCACGGGCTCCCTGGCCCTGCTGGCGGTGCTCCCGCTCTTCCACATCATATACACGGTCACCATGAACGGCCTCTCGACCCTGCTCGCCGGGGGGACGACCTTCATCACGGGTTCGCTTGAGGAGGGTGGAATCGGGCCCGCGATAGCCGGAACCTTCATCCTGACCTTCCTCTCCAGCATCATAGGAGTCCCCCTCGCGATAATCGTAGGAATCTACGCCTACGAGAACCCCAAGAGCACCATCGGGCGGTGGACGAAGTCCCTGCTCGAGATAATGATGGAGTTCCCTACGATACTCGTCGGCGTGTTCGTCATGCAACTCGTCGTCGTGCCTATGGGCACCTACTCGGCCGTGGCCGGGGCGCTTGCCCTCGCGATAATCCTCATGCCCTACGTAGCCATATACACCCACGAGGCAATGCGCAGGATTCCCTTCACCTATCGTGAGGCCGGTTACGCCCTCGGCCTGACGAGGATAAATGTTCTGTTCCGACTCCTCGCCCCCATGGCCAAGCGCGGGATACTCACGGGAGTCCTCATAGGCATGGCCAAGGCCGCCGGGGAGACGGCACCGCTCCTCTTCACGGCGGGAGGTCTGTACGAGAGCTATCCGAGTTCCATTGCCAGACCCGTCGGCGCGGTGCCCCTGCTAATTTACCAGCTCGTCCAGAGCCCGAGCAGGGCCGACCACGAGATGGCCTGGGGGGCGTCGCTTGTTCTCCTACTGATATTCCTCGCGGTTTTCGTTCCCCTAAGGCTCAGTCTTAAGGAGGTGAAACTCTGA